In Arachis stenosperma cultivar V10309 chromosome 1, arast.V10309.gnm1.PFL2, whole genome shotgun sequence, one DNA window encodes the following:
- the LOC130964540 gene encoding naringenin 8-dimethylallyltransferase 2, chloroplastic-like isoform X2, translating to MASTSRLLLHGSLPPPTTSISKTITGSHAVRALWHNNGKYPKEKTCIETPLLLQHNQKNHYTCDQIKRKHFVNATHAQSKNEPESQPDSAKPIWNSIKDVTHTIQKFSVFYALIGLLSGILSSSLLAVEKLSDLSPTFFISMLQFMAAYSSMQLYTTGVNQLADIEIDKINKPYRPLASSKISFGGGLAIVAASLFMSFGLALMIGSKPLLWGLILIFILMTAYSLPFLRWKKSTILTLLSGVPTILTAYNLAPYLHMKTFVLKKPFIFTRSLAFTTVVMTFFYVVISLFKDIPDIEGDKKEGLQTLSIRLGPKRVFWLCISLLEMTYGIAIIMGLTSPFLWSKIFTVMAHAINAWILWFRANSVDLKSKEDFQSFYMFIFKLLYLENVLVLFVR from the exons GTTCACATGCAGTGAGAGCTTTATGGCATAATAATGGGAAATATCCAAAAGAGAAAACTTGCATTGAGACACCATTATTATTGCAGCATAATCAGAAGAATCATTATACATGTGATCAAATTAAGAGAAAACACTTTGTGAATGCAACTCATGCACAATCGAAGAATGAACCTGAATCACAACCTGATTCTGCAAAACCCATTTGGAATTCTATCAAAGATGTTACGCATACTATCCAAAAGTTTAGCGTATTCTATGCGTTAATTGGCCTG TTATCGGGCATACTTTCTTCATCACTCCTTGCAGTAGAAAAATTATCAGATTTATCTCCAACATTTTTTATTTCCATGTTACAG TTTATGGCAGCTTATAGCTCTATGCAATTGTATACTACTGGCGTGAATCAGTTAGCCGATATTGAAATAGACAAG ATTAATAAGCCATACCGTCCATTGGCATCATCGAAAATTTCTTTTGGAGGTGGACTCGCTATTGTTGCAGCATCTTTATTTATG AGCTTTGGACTTGCGCTGATGATAGGATCAAAGCCTTTGCTTTGGGGTctcatattaatttttatattgatGACTGCTTATTCA TTACCCTTTTTAAGATGGAAGAAATCTACAATTCTTACATTACTGTCTGGCGTACCAACTATTCTGACTGCATATAATTTGGCACCATATCTTCACATGAAG ACCTTTGTGCTGAAGAAGCCATTTATATTTACAAGATCACTAGCATTTACCACTGTGGTCATGACCTTCTTCTATGTAGTTATATCATTGTTCAAG GACATACCCGACATTGAAGGAGACAAAAAAGAAGGTCTTCAAACTTTGTCTATACGCTTGGGTCCTAAACGA GTATTTTGGTTGTGTATTTCACTTCTTGAGATGACTTATGGAATTGCCATTATAATGGGATTAACATCTCCATTCCTATGGAGCAAAATCTTCACG GTTATGGCACATGCCATCAACGCTTGGATTTTGTGGTTTCGTGCTAATTCTGTAGATTTAAAGAGCAAAGAAGATTTCCAATCCTTTTATATGTTTATCTTTAAG CTCCTTTACTTGGAGAATGTCCTTGTGCTTTTTGTGAGATAA
- the LOC130964540 gene encoding naringenin 8-dimethylallyltransferase 2, chloroplastic-like isoform X1, whose product MASTSRLLLHGSLPPPTTSISKTITGSHAVRALWHNNGKYPKEKTCIETPLLLQHNQKNHYTCDQIKRKHFVNATHAQSKNEPESQPDSAKPIWNSIKDVTHTIQKFSVFYALIGLLSGILSSSLLAVEKLSDLSPTFFISMLQFMAAYSSMQLYTTGVNQLADIEIDKINKPYRPLASSKISFGGGLAIVAASLFMSFGLALMIGSKPLLWGLILIFILMTAYSVNLPFLRWKKSTILTLLSGVPTILTAYNLAPYLHMKTFVLKKPFIFTRSLAFTTVVMTFFYVVISLFKDIPDIEGDKKEGLQTLSIRLGPKRVFWLCISLLEMTYGIAIIMGLTSPFLWSKIFTVMAHAINAWILWFRANSVDLKSKEDFQSFYMFIFKLLYLENVLVLFVR is encoded by the exons GTTCACATGCAGTGAGAGCTTTATGGCATAATAATGGGAAATATCCAAAAGAGAAAACTTGCATTGAGACACCATTATTATTGCAGCATAATCAGAAGAATCATTATACATGTGATCAAATTAAGAGAAAACACTTTGTGAATGCAACTCATGCACAATCGAAGAATGAACCTGAATCACAACCTGATTCTGCAAAACCCATTTGGAATTCTATCAAAGATGTTACGCATACTATCCAAAAGTTTAGCGTATTCTATGCGTTAATTGGCCTG TTATCGGGCATACTTTCTTCATCACTCCTTGCAGTAGAAAAATTATCAGATTTATCTCCAACATTTTTTATTTCCATGTTACAG TTTATGGCAGCTTATAGCTCTATGCAATTGTATACTACTGGCGTGAATCAGTTAGCCGATATTGAAATAGACAAG ATTAATAAGCCATACCGTCCATTGGCATCATCGAAAATTTCTTTTGGAGGTGGACTCGCTATTGTTGCAGCATCTTTATTTATG AGCTTTGGACTTGCGCTGATGATAGGATCAAAGCCTTTGCTTTGGGGTctcatattaatttttatattgatGACTGCTTATTCAGTTAAC TTACCCTTTTTAAGATGGAAGAAATCTACAATTCTTACATTACTGTCTGGCGTACCAACTATTCTGACTGCATATAATTTGGCACCATATCTTCACATGAAG ACCTTTGTGCTGAAGAAGCCATTTATATTTACAAGATCACTAGCATTTACCACTGTGGTCATGACCTTCTTCTATGTAGTTATATCATTGTTCAAG GACATACCCGACATTGAAGGAGACAAAAAAGAAGGTCTTCAAACTTTGTCTATACGCTTGGGTCCTAAACGA GTATTTTGGTTGTGTATTTCACTTCTTGAGATGACTTATGGAATTGCCATTATAATGGGATTAACATCTCCATTCCTATGGAGCAAAATCTTCACG GTTATGGCACATGCCATCAACGCTTGGATTTTGTGGTTTCGTGCTAATTCTGTAGATTTAAAGAGCAAAGAAGATTTCCAATCCTTTTATATGTTTATCTTTAAG CTCCTTTACTTGGAGAATGTCCTTGTGCTTTTTGTGAGATAA